The Amblyraja radiata isolate CabotCenter1 chromosome 5, sAmbRad1.1.pri, whole genome shotgun sequence genome includes the window gaccccgtgacgaccatgctgcgagtatgagtcaagggcaaactcgacagaggtcgtaaattaggtcgtgaaaatgggacaggcccttcataacggcttctttgactttcattggcacaactttggtcctcatgttgataaacagcaataaaagtttccaaaggtgatggaaagattggaggaaagactaggtgctgagagctctcttatacctgcattaaggaggcatttaaacacacctgagcaattacaaacacctgtgaagccatgtgtcccatcatggtgccctgaaatggggggactatgtataaacacagctgtaatttctacatggtgaaaccaaaatgtataaaaatggcctttaataaaatctgacaatgtgcactttaaccacatgtgattttttctattacaaatctcaaattgtggagtacagaggcaaataaataaatgatgggtctttgtcccaaacattatggagggcactgcatgtatgtgtgtgtataaatgtatatgtgggcatgtatgtacacatacatatatacatacttaTCTGCATATATACGCATatgcacatacatatacatatgtgtgtgcatgtgtgtatatatatatatgtatatgtgcgtgtgcgtgtgtatatatatatatatatatatacacacacacacacacacacacacatacacacacacacacacacacacacacacacacacacacacacacacacacacacacacacacacacacacacacacacacaatatgctaAAAGTGTGAAACCTTGCAAAGAGGTTTTAATTTCAGATGCTTTGTGTGAGATTCTAATCTCGACTAGACTTCACACATGTGTCACGCCGACTGCAACTAATTCCAGGAGCTGGCCTGTGTTGTTTTCACGCCTTGTGGGACTAAGTATTTAGAGCTGCTTTTCTTGAGAACTGCTGTGTAATTGAGATTGCAGAAACCCCCAACCAACCAGTTGAACGTTGAGCCATTGAAATACTTTCACTGGCAAAGAGCCATGGCTTCTTGGAAATTGTACAATCATTACTGAAGCATTGGTTGATGAGCCCCACCTTATGGCTGAATTCTCACACCAAGTCAGCAATTCTCATTTGGATAATAGGAACCATTAGCTGTAATGGACTGCAATAACCCTTTGATTCCGACTTCACCCTGCGGCTGATGTGAAACTTCACCGCCCAAACCTCTCGGCTGACGTTCACTAGACGCTAGGGAGAATTCATTTTCAGGCACTGTTTTCACATGATTACCCCATGGGCCTGCATCTTACTCCAGTCTTCCATTCCAGGCAGGGTAGCCTCCTGTCACTCCACATGTGTGCTGCATATAGAGCATAGAGCAGTGCCTCAATGTTGGTGCCAAACTTGATCCCACCTGCCGGCACGTCACCCTTATCCCTGTATTCCCTACACGTCCATGTGCCTCGCTTACAGTCTCAAACTGCACTAtcataacctgcctccaccaccacccccggcagcacattccaggcatccaccactctgtaAGAGCACCTCCCCTGCACATCTCTCTCAACAACTGTCTTGGtcactgggcggcacagtggtgcagctggtagtgccgctgcctcacggcaccagaaaccctggttcgatcctgacctcggatgctgtctgcgtgtgggagtttgtacgttctccctgtgatcgcgtgagtttcctcccacatcccaaggacgtgtgggtttgtaggttaattggcttctgtaaattgccttgtaatatgtagggagtgggctAACACACagagctagtgtgcggggtgatcgctggtcggcgcggacttggtgggccgacctgcgattccgcgctgtatctctaaactcaacactAGTTCCTGGCAACACAAGAACTGACTGAATGCTGGTTCTCCGCAGGTCCATCCTGGTGCAGATGGTGAGTGCTGCCGGAACCGGGTACTGCTTCAATGTTAAGAGGAGTCGTCTGCGGGACAAGCTGGTGCtaaggaaacatgatcccgaagGTAA containing:
- the mrpl33 gene encoding 39S ribosomal protein L33, mitochondrial, which produces MLLTAAKLAKSKSKSILVQMVSAAGTGYCFNVKRSRLRDKLVLRKHDPEVNKHVLFFEKKKIRSI